One window of the Anaerobranca gottschalkii DSM 13577 genome contains the following:
- a CDS encoding 2-hydroxyacyl-CoA dehydratase, with protein sequence MGITFPLFDSTYVSIASFLTWLGHDVVLPQPITEKTMALGVKHSPEFACLPLKITTGTFIQALEGGADAILMAGGVGPCRFGYYGYVQQQILQSLGYKFDTYILEPPARDFQRCIKVLNKLKRKTSWKDTFYYIHLALIKQNLLDKYHKQVLKTAPRERGKIQSFKLYREFMKELLPLADKKGIEDLFIKYLDKLAKLPQDQNKEILRVKLVGEIYLVCEPHANFFMEERLSKMGVEVTRTIYLADWFGVHIIKDLNPFARKEGYLDITKDYLGHMIGGHGLETVAHTLLAKEENYDGVIQVYPFTCAPEIMAQGIIHKISSDKGIPVITFSLDEHSGEAGIQTRLEAFVDLLMQRKGLKEGKVVYG encoded by the coding sequence ATGGGCATAACCTTTCCACTTTTTGATTCCACATATGTCAGTATTGCTAGTTTTTTAACATGGTTAGGTCATGATGTAGTATTACCCCAACCGATAACGGAAAAAACCATGGCTTTAGGGGTTAAGCACTCCCCAGAATTTGCTTGCCTTCCCCTTAAAATTACCACTGGAACCTTTATTCAGGCTTTAGAAGGGGGGGCAGATGCTATTTTAATGGCAGGTGGAGTAGGACCATGTAGATTTGGTTATTATGGTTATGTTCAGCAACAAATACTCCAGTCATTGGGATATAAATTTGATACTTATATTTTAGAACCACCGGCTAGAGATTTTCAGAGGTGTATAAAGGTATTAAATAAATTAAAAAGGAAAACTTCCTGGAAAGATACCTTTTACTATATCCATTTAGCATTGATCAAACAAAATCTATTAGATAAATACCATAAACAAGTTTTAAAAACTGCTCCTAGGGAAAGGGGAAAAATTCAAAGTTTTAAACTGTATAGAGAATTTATGAAAGAGTTGTTACCTTTAGCTGATAAAAAAGGGATAGAAGATTTATTTATAAAGTACCTAGATAAGCTTGCAAAATTACCTCAAGATCAAAATAAAGAAATTTTGCGGGTAAAATTAGTGGGAGAAATTTATTTGGTTTGTGAACCCCATGCTAATTTCTTTATGGAAGAGCGTTTATCAAAGATGGGTGTTGAAGTTACTAGGACTATCTATTTAGCTGATTGGTTTGGTGTCCACATTATTAAAGATTTAAACCCCTTTGCTAGAAAGGAAGGCTATTTAGATATTACTAAAGATTATTTAGGACACATGATCGGAGGACACGGTTTAGAAACTGTTGCCCATACCTTATTGGCTAAAGAAGAAAATTATGATGGGGTTATTCAAGTATACCCCTTTACCTGTGCACCGGAAATAATGGCTCAAGGAATAATACACAAAATTTCTAGTGATAAAGGTATACCTGTAATAACCTTCTCGTTAGATGAACATTCAGGTGAAGCGGGGATCCAAACCCGTTTAGAAGCCTTTGTAGACCTGTTAATGCAAAGGAAAGGATTAAAGGAGGGTAAGGTGGTTTATGGATAA
- the spoVAD gene encoding stage V sporulation protein AD, translated as MMTKKIGKSTYSFPSKPVIISSATVAGPKEGQGPYGKEFDKVFSDTILGQKSFEKAEGKMMEEGAKLALQKINLTERDIDLFIAGDLLNQTITSNFTASTLGIPYLGLYGACSTFVESLMVASFLIDGGFVQKALIATSSHNLAAERQYRFPTEYGGQRPPYSQHTVTGSGSAVVADKGQGPKVLFASIGRVMDLGIKDPWNMGAAMAPAAADTIANIFFDTNTKPSDYDLLLTGDLGKFGSSILVDLLKDRGLDISKIYFDCGAEIYDKNQDTHSGGSGCACCAIMSLGYYLKQPQYKKIIIVATGALHSPTTYQQGENIPAIAHGVIIEK; from the coding sequence ATAATGACTAAAAAAATAGGTAAAAGCACCTATTCTTTCCCTTCCAAACCAGTGATTATCAGTAGTGCCACAGTAGCTGGTCCTAAAGAAGGACAGGGACCTTATGGTAAAGAGTTTGATAAGGTCTTTAGTGATACTATCTTAGGACAAAAGAGTTTTGAAAAAGCTGAAGGGAAGATGATGGAAGAAGGGGCAAAGTTAGCACTACAAAAAATTAATTTAACAGAAAGGGATATAGACCTTTTTATAGCCGGTGATTTACTAAATCAGACAATAACATCTAATTTTACTGCATCTACTTTAGGAATCCCCTATTTAGGATTATATGGGGCATGCTCTACCTTTGTCGAGTCATTGATGGTCGCATCTTTTTTAATAGACGGAGGTTTTGTGCAAAAAGCTTTAATAGCAACATCTAGTCATAATTTAGCGGCAGAAAGACAATATCGCTTTCCTACAGAATACGGAGGACAGCGTCCCCCTTATTCTCAACATACCGTTACAGGTTCAGGAAGTGCAGTAGTAGCAGACAAAGGTCAAGGACCTAAAGTGTTATTTGCCAGTATTGGTAGAGTAATGGATTTAGGGATAAAAGATCCGTGGAATATGGGGGCAGCTATGGCACCGGCGGCGGCAGATACCATAGCTAATATTTTCTTTGACACCAACACAAAACCTAGCGATTATGATTTGTTGTTAACGGGAGATTTAGGTAAATTTGGCAGCAGTATTTTAGTGGATCTTTTAAAGGATAGGGGCCTAGATATTTCAAAGATTTACTTTGACTGTGGAGCGGAAATCTATGATAAAAATCAAGATACCCATTCCGGGGGGAGTGGCTGTGCTTGTTGTGCTATTATGTCATTGGGTTACTACTTAAAACAGCCCCAGTATAAAAAAATTATCATTGTCGCTACCGGTGCTTTACACAGTCCTACAACATATCAACAGGGGGAAAACATTCCGGCAATTGCCCATGGGGTAATTATCGAAAAATAA
- a CDS encoding sigma-70 family RNA polymerase sigma factor: MWERIKDKINQYPPLEADEVNKLFQLVKEGDLQAREKLFNHNLRLVAKLVEKYKGVYDEDDLFQIGAIGLLKAIDRFDPSMNTMFSTYAVPKILGEIKMYFRDNNPVKISRQQIALSKTVKEMEEKLSNELGRGAKVSEIASALGITTEEVVMALEAGQNPTSLEQSISDENGNTLKDYIEDNSFTEELDKKLLLKEILSNLTGIERKVIILRYFQEQSQQKIAETLNISQVHVSRIERKVINKLKNIYGNQ, from the coding sequence ATGTGGGAGAGGATAAAAGATAAAATAAACCAATACCCACCTTTAGAAGCTGATGAGGTCAATAAATTATTTCAACTTGTAAAGGAAGGAGATTTACAGGCTAGGGAGAAACTATTTAATCATAACTTAAGGTTAGTGGCTAAGTTAGTTGAAAAATATAAAGGGGTTTACGATGAAGATGATTTATTTCAAATTGGTGCTATTGGACTTTTAAAGGCGATAGACCGCTTTGATCCTTCTATGAATACCATGTTTTCTACTTATGCAGTTCCTAAAATCTTAGGTGAAATTAAAATGTATTTTCGGGATAATAACCCTGTAAAAATAAGTCGGCAACAGATAGCTTTATCAAAAACGGTAAAGGAAATGGAAGAAAAATTGAGTAATGAACTTGGCCGGGGGGCAAAAGTTAGTGAAATTGCCAGTGCTTTGGGAATAACCACTGAAGAAGTTGTAATGGCTTTGGAGGCTGGACAAAATCCTACATCATTAGAACAGTCAATAAGTGATGAAAATGGTAATACTTTAAAGGATTATATAGAAGATAATAGTTTTACTGAAGAGTTAGATAAAAAACTGTTGTTAAAAGAAATTTTGTCTAATTTAACGGGTATTGAACGGAAGGTCATAATTTTAAGGTATTTTCAAGAACAAAGTCAGCAAAAAATTGCGGAAACACTAAATATTTCCCAAGTCCATGTGTCTAGAATTGAAAGAAAGGTTATCAATAAATTGAAAAATATTTATGGTAATCAGTGA
- a CDS encoding STAS domain-containing protein, which translates to MKVVVRYENKFMIASLVGELDHHTAVEVREVLQKEIQKEITTKVILDLKGLKFMDSSGVGVILGRYKELDKLGGKLVVTGLNDTVKKIFQISGLNKIIKVFDDIPQGMKFLKEGQ; encoded by the coding sequence TTGAAAGTTGTTGTTCGGTATGAAAACAAATTTATGATAGCTTCCCTTGTAGGGGAATTAGATCATCATACTGCTGTAGAGGTTAGGGAAGTTTTGCAAAAAGAAATTCAAAAGGAGATTACAACAAAGGTTATATTAGATTTGAAAGGGCTTAAGTTTATGGATAGCTCTGGTGTTGGAGTTATTCTTGGCAGATATAAAGAGTTAGATAAATTAGGTGGTAAGTTAGTGGTAACAGGTCTTAATGATACTGTTAAAAAGATATTTCAAATATCTGGTTTAAACAAAATTATCAAGGTTTTTGATGATATACCTCAAGGGATGAAATTTTTAAAGGAGGGTCAATGA
- a CDS encoding acyl-CoA dehydratase activase, whose product MDNLYLGIDVGSVSTNIVLMDEENKVIAKEYIRTHGRPIQAVKQGLEKIRPLCEGKRIVGVGTTGSGRRLAAEMVGADVVKNEITAHAMASLTYNKDVKTVLEIGGQDSKIIILRDGIVTDFAMNSVCAAGTGSFLDQQAARLGIKIEEFGQLALKSKVELRIAGRCSVFAESDMIHKQQMGNDITDILAGLCTALVRNYLNNLAKGKEILSPIMFQGGVAANPGIVKAFEKELKTQIIIPEHFDVMGAYGSAILAKELKAKDSVSNFRGFSTVEDDFKPTSFICNDCGNGCEVVKLYRNGSVAGTWGDRCGKYGEGTQYLVLSS is encoded by the coding sequence ATGGATAATCTTTATTTAGGGATAGATGTAGGCTCTGTTTCTACCAATATAGTGTTGATGGATGAAGAAAATAAAGTTATTGCAAAGGAATATATTCGGACCCATGGAAGGCCTATTCAAGCGGTTAAACAAGGTTTAGAGAAGATAAGACCTTTATGTGAAGGTAAAAGGATTGTGGGAGTAGGTACTACTGGAAGTGGTAGAAGATTAGCTGCTGAAATGGTGGGGGCAGATGTGGTGAAAAATGAAATCACCGCCCATGCTATGGCCAGTTTAACATACAATAAAGATGTTAAAACTGTTTTGGAAATAGGGGGTCAAGACTCAAAAATTATCATTTTACGGGATGGTATTGTTACTGATTTTGCCATGAATAGTGTATGTGCAGCAGGTACTGGTTCATTTTTAGATCAACAAGCAGCTAGGTTGGGAATAAAAATTGAAGAGTTTGGTCAGCTGGCATTAAAATCAAAAGTTGAACTGAGAATTGCTGGAAGATGCTCAGTGTTTGCTGAATCTGATATGATCCATAAACAACAAATGGGTAATGATATTACAGATATCCTTGCTGGACTATGTACCGCTTTAGTAAGAAATTATTTAAATAATTTAGCTAAAGGAAAAGAAATCCTTTCTCCTATAATGTTCCAAGGGGGAGTTGCCGCCAATCCAGGGATAGTTAAAGCCTTTGAAAAAGAACTGAAAACACAGATCATTATTCCTGAACATTTTGATGTTATGGGTGCTTATGGAAGTGCTATATTAGCTAAAGAGCTTAAAGCTAAAGATAGTGTGTCTAATTTTCGAGGCTTTAGCACAGTTGAAGATGACTTTAAACCTACTTCTTTTATTTGTAATGATTGTGGTAATGGTTGTGAAGTGGTAAAACTGTATCGCAATGGAAGTGTAGCAGGGACCTGGGGTGATCGGTGTGGTAAGTATGGAGAAGGTACACAATATCTAGTCCTTAGCTCATAA
- the spoIIAB gene encoding anti-sigma F factor — MMENYMELIIPSYSKNESFARAVVGAFFSQLDPDLNDLNELKTAVSEAVTNAIIHGYPDGVGEIRIKAKIYDDVFEVNIIDQGVGIENIEQAREPLYTSKPEMERSGLGFSVMEGFMDEVEIISKVGAGTQITLRKKINNLKAQ; from the coding sequence ATGATGGAGAATTATATGGAATTGATTATACCTAGTTATTCAAAAAATGAATCCTTTGCCAGGGCGGTAGTAGGTGCTTTTTTTTCCCAGCTTGACCCTGACTTGAATGATTTAAATGAATTAAAAACAGCAGTTTCTGAAGCGGTTACTAATGCTATTATCCATGGCTATCCCGATGGTGTTGGAGAAATTAGAATTAAAGCCAAAATTTATGATGACGTATTTGAGGTAAATATAATAGATCAAGGGGTGGGGATTGAAAACATAGAACAGGCAAGGGAACCTTTATATACATCAAAACCAGAGATGGAAAGATCTGGACTAGGGTTTTCAGTAATGGAAGGTTTTATGGATGAAGTAGAAATTATATCTAAAGTTGGGGCAGGGACTCAGATAACCCTTAGAAAAAAAATCAATAATTTGAAAGCTCAATAG
- a CDS encoding D-alanyl-D-alanine carboxypeptidase family protein, whose product MKRCISILIILTFFFVFPVQRVSSLELESHAALLMEQSTGTVIFEKNAHEPLPMASVSKIMTMLLALEAVEQGKVSLDDMLTTSQRAKEMGGTQIFLEQGEQISLRDALIAVAVGSANDASVVIAEHIGGSYEGFIEAMNKRAEELGMKNTKFVNSSGLPVEGGGNVGSAYDIALMSRELLKHEIIYQWTTIQWDTNFLGRVYLSNTNMKFLRNYPGADGLKTGWTTEAGYCLSATAKRDDTRFIAVIMKAPNPDVRLKEVSQLLNLGFGSYKTVHINKKGDVIDNLVVDKGVKERIDVITKDNVSVLLDKKAKEDITHRVNLPKKLAAPLTKGQVVGNIEVLKGDEVIKTVDLIVDEDVEKAGTFTLMGRLFFKMLEKVK is encoded by the coding sequence GTGAAAAGGTGCATTTCTATCTTGATAATCTTAACATTTTTCTTTGTATTCCCTGTTCAAAGGGTTAGTTCTTTGGAGTTAGAGAGCCATGCTGCCCTGTTGATGGAACAGTCTACAGGCACTGTAATTTTTGAAAAAAATGCCCATGAACCTTTACCTATGGCTAGTGTCAGTAAAATCATGACAATGTTGTTAGCCCTTGAAGCAGTAGAGCAAGGGAAGGTTAGTTTAGATGATATGTTAACTACTAGCCAAAGGGCTAAAGAAATGGGTGGAACCCAAATTTTCCTTGAGCAGGGAGAACAAATTTCTTTAAGGGATGCTTTAATAGCAGTGGCTGTAGGATCTGCAAATGATGCTTCGGTAGTGATAGCAGAACACATTGGCGGTAGTTATGAAGGGTTTATTGAAGCTATGAATAAACGGGCAGAAGAGTTAGGGATGAAGAACACAAAATTTGTAAATTCCTCAGGTTTACCTGTTGAAGGTGGAGGAAATGTCGGTTCTGCCTATGATATAGCGTTAATGTCTAGAGAACTTCTCAAACATGAGATCATTTATCAGTGGACAACGATCCAATGGGATACCAATTTTTTAGGTAGAGTTTATTTGTCCAATACAAATATGAAATTTTTACGGAACTATCCTGGTGCCGATGGTTTAAAGACTGGTTGGACTACAGAAGCCGGTTATTGTCTTTCTGCAACTGCAAAGAGAGATGATACCCGTTTTATTGCCGTTATCATGAAAGCACCTAATCCAGATGTCAGATTAAAAGAAGTTTCACAACTTTTAAATTTAGGTTTTGGTTCATATAAAACTGTGCATATAAACAAAAAAGGTGATGTGATAGATAATTTAGTAGTAGATAAAGGAGTAAAGGAAAGGATAGATGTAATTACCAAAGATAATGTATCGGTTCTTTTAGATAAAAAAGCTAAAGAAGATATTACCCATAGGGTTAACTTACCTAAAAAATTAGCAGCACCTTTGACTAAAGGGCAAGTTGTAGGTAATATAGAGGTCTTAAAGGGTGATGAAGTAATTAAAACCGTTGATCTAATAGTTGATGAAGATGTGGAAAAAGCAGGAACCTTTACTTTGATGGGGCGGTTGTTTTTTAAGATGTTGGAAAAGGTTAAATAA
- a CDS encoding spore germination protein: MKEHLLEKKLEKDLEKNVEILEKKLGVGISFDVINREFVVGGKKVALFFVDGFAKDDVMLMIMQTLYNVKREEIVLNPVKKLIETKIPYIEVDEKDTFGDCIDSILSGALILLVEGENVAIEIDAREYPARGPEEPDVERVTRGSRDGFVETMVFNTALIRRRIRDPQLRIEHLSVGTRSKTDIALCYIEDVANKDLVELIRDSIEKIKVDGLPMAEKSLEEFIVKAGYSPFPQVRYTERPDVAAIHLLEGHVVVICDTSPSVIIAPATIFHHLQHAEEYRQIPVVGTYMRWIRTIAVLFSMFITPLWLALSYQPEVLPDSLSFIGPEKVGNIPLWVQLLIAEIGIDMIRMATVHTPSPLATALGIIAAFMIGDIAIQVGLLTPEVVLYLAIAALGTFATPSLELGHTLRLFRLFLLCLAAIFQVPGVIGGTLIFLILAGTTKSFGVPYLWPLIPLNINALWTIIIRRPVPIAKSRPSAIKPKDEDRT; encoded by the coding sequence TTGAAAGAGCACTTATTGGAAAAGAAACTAGAAAAGGATTTAGAGAAAAATGTAGAGATATTGGAAAAAAAATTAGGGGTAGGGATAAGTTTTGATGTTATAAATAGGGAGTTTGTTGTAGGAGGAAAAAAAGTAGCCCTCTTTTTTGTCGATGGTTTTGCCAAAGATGATGTTATGCTGATGATAATGCAAACCCTTTATAATGTAAAACGGGAAGAAATAGTACTAAATCCTGTTAAAAAGCTAATAGAAACGAAAATCCCATATATTGAAGTTGATGAAAAGGATACCTTTGGTGATTGTATAGACAGTATTTTATCGGGAGCATTAATTCTCTTAGTAGAAGGAGAAAATGTAGCGATAGAAATTGATGCAAGGGAATATCCTGCAAGGGGACCGGAAGAACCAGATGTAGAAAGGGTTACCAGAGGGTCTAGGGATGGCTTTGTAGAAACTATGGTTTTTAATACTGCTTTGATTAGACGAAGGATTAGAGACCCTCAACTCAGGATTGAACATTTGAGTGTAGGTACTAGATCGAAAACGGATATTGCCCTCTGTTATATTGAAGATGTTGCCAATAAAGATTTAGTAGAGTTAATTCGGGATAGTATAGAAAAGATTAAAGTTGATGGTTTACCTATGGCTGAAAAGTCATTGGAAGAATTTATTGTAAAAGCTGGGTATTCTCCCTTTCCTCAAGTTCGCTATACTGAAAGACCAGATGTAGCAGCTATACATTTGTTAGAAGGCCATGTAGTTGTTATTTGTGATACATCACCTAGTGTTATAATAGCTCCAGCTACAATTTTCCATCATTTACAACATGCAGAAGAATATCGACAAATACCGGTAGTAGGGACCTATATGAGGTGGATTAGAACTATTGCCGTTTTATTTTCAATGTTTATTACACCCCTTTGGTTAGCACTGTCTTATCAGCCAGAAGTTTTACCAGACTCTTTATCCTTTATCGGTCCAGAAAAGGTGGGGAATATTCCCCTATGGGTCCAGCTATTGATTGCAGAAATAGGGATTGATATGATCCGGATGGCTACAGTACATACACCTTCTCCATTGGCAACAGCCCTTGGTATTATAGCTGCCTTTATGATAGGTGATATTGCAATTCAAGTAGGGTTACTCACCCCAGAAGTTGTACTATATTTAGCTATAGCTGCTTTAGGAACCTTTGCTACTCCTAGTTTAGAGTTAGGACATACCTTAAGGTTATTTAGATTATTTTTACTTTGTTTAGCGGCGATTTTCCAAGTTCCAGGGGTTATTGGAGGAACATTGATCTTTTTAATCCTTGCTGGGACCACAAAGTCCTTTGGGGTTCCTTATTTATGGCCTTTAATACCTTTAAATATTAATGCCTTGTGGACAATAATTATTAGAAGGCCTGTACCTATAGCGAAGTCCCGGCCTTCTGCTATAAAACCTAAAGATGAAGATAGAACATAG
- the spoVAE gene encoding stage V sporulation protein AE yields the protein MNIYLAAFLVGGFICVIGQLLLDLTPLTPAHVLSGFVVVGGILGGFGLYEKLIDFAGAGASLPISSFGNALAQGAMAEAKRNGLIGVLTGMFELTSTGITAAIVFAFFFALFFNPKG from the coding sequence ATGAACATATATTTAGCAGCTTTTTTAGTTGGAGGATTTATTTGTGTAATTGGTCAATTGTTATTAGATTTAACACCACTTACCCCTGCCCATGTATTATCTGGATTTGTAGTAGTAGGGGGAATTTTAGGGGGATTTGGGCTATATGAAAAACTTATTGATTTTGCAGGGGCTGGTGCTAGTTTACCTATTTCTAGTTTTGGCAATGCATTAGCCCAAGGGGCTATGGCAGAAGCTAAAAGAAATGGGTTAATTGGGGTATTGACGGGAATGTTTGAATTGACTAGCACTGGAATAACCGCTGCTATAGTTTTCGCCTTCTTTTTTGCTCTATTTTTTAATCCAAAGGGATAA
- the spoVAC gene encoding stage V sporulation protein AC — translation MSKESQKKNKQQIKQKKYSQMVQKKQPKPPLLKNLFNAFWVGGTICLIGQFIQSFYARFFDMSMKEASNPTVATVIFIGGLLTALGVFDDIGKFAGAGTAVPVTGFANSMVSAALEFKREGFVLGVGSKMFILAGSVIVFGVVTAFIVGIISAIL, via the coding sequence ATGTCTAAGGAAAGCCAAAAGAAAAATAAACAGCAAATTAAACAAAAAAAATATAGTCAGATGGTACAAAAAAAACAACCTAAACCCCCACTACTAAAAAATCTTTTTAATGCCTTTTGGGTAGGGGGAACGATATGTTTAATTGGACAGTTTATACAAAGTTTTTATGCCAGATTTTTTGATATGTCAATGAAAGAAGCATCTAATCCCACTGTAGCTACAGTTATCTTTATCGGTGGACTTTTAACTGCTCTCGGTGTTTTTGACGATATTGGAAAATTTGCTGGAGCGGGAACCGCTGTGCCAGTAACAGGGTTTGCCAACTCCATGGTAAGTGCCGCTTTAGAGTTTAAAAGAGAAGGTTTTGTTTTAGGAGTAGGAAGCAAAATGTTTATTTTAGCAGGTTCAGTCATAGTCTTTGGAGTAGTAACGGCATTTATTGTAGGTATAATCTCAGCAATACTTTAG
- a CDS encoding acyl-CoA dehydratase activase-related protein: MNKFTIGIPRALLYYDFMPYIDYFFKNLGLETVLSPPTNKKIIQKGNELSVDEACLPIKACMGHLQYFEEQKVSTVFLPRVISIEKRKYICPKFLGLPDYAKSYFGDRLNFFSPDINVNGFNNFRKSLQDISKHFPVNKYQIDHALKEVRKSYLNNQKLLKEGKNLKEIMTQNNKSEKKEFTIALIGHGYNIYDGGISLDIFDRVTKRAKVKTVEMYSEEELNLGKQFLPKPLFWSFGEKILAAALYSLKYKDVDGMVLVTAFGCGPDSFVNELIQQFHKKHHQVPLMILTLDEHSGEAGLVTRLEAFMDLISLRRKKLWA, encoded by the coding sequence ATGAATAAGTTTACTATTGGAATACCTAGAGCTTTACTTTACTATGACTTTATGCCCTATATAGATTATTTTTTTAAAAACTTAGGGTTAGAGACAGTATTGTCTCCCCCTACAAACAAAAAAATAATTCAAAAGGGTAATGAGCTGTCGGTTGATGAAGCTTGTTTGCCTATAAAGGCTTGTATGGGACATTTACAATATTTTGAAGAACAAAAAGTATCCACTGTATTTTTGCCTAGGGTTATTTCTATTGAAAAGAGAAAATATATTTGTCCTAAGTTTTTAGGATTACCTGACTATGCTAAAAGTTATTTTGGAGATAGACTGAACTTCTTTTCTCCCGATATAAACGTAAATGGATTTAATAATTTCCGAAAAAGTCTTCAGGATATTTCAAAACACTTTCCTGTTAATAAATATCAAATAGATCATGCTTTAAAAGAGGTAAGAAAATCTTATTTGAATAATCAAAAACTTTTGAAGGAAGGTAAAAATTTAAAAGAAATAATGACCCAAAATAATAAATCAGAGAAAAAGGAATTTACAATAGCTTTAATTGGCCATGGCTATAATATTTATGATGGTGGAATTAGTTTAGATATTTTTGATAGAGTGACTAAAAGGGCAAAGGTAAAAACCGTTGAAATGTATTCTGAAGAAGAGTTAAATTTAGGTAAACAGTTTTTACCGAAACCTCTTTTTTGGTCCTTTGGGGAAAAGATATTGGCTGCAGCTTTGTATTCATTAAAATACAAAGATGTAGATGGGATGGTTTTAGTAACGGCCTTTGGTTGTGGCCCTGATTCCTTTGTCAATGAGTTGATCCAACAGTTTCATAAAAAACACCATCAAGTTCCATTGATGATTTTAACTTTAGATGAACATTCTGGGGAAGCAGGGTTAGTAACCCGTTTAGAGGCTTTTATGGATTTGATATCTTTGAGGAGGAAAAAATTATGGGCATAA
- a CDS encoding dodecin family protein, translating into MSVVKIIELVGDSPKSWEDAANQALSRAEESLDNITGVEIKRMTAVVRDGRIVEYKTNLDVAFEVK; encoded by the coding sequence ATGTCAGTAGTTAAAATAATTGAATTAGTAGGAGATTCTCCAAAATCCTGGGAAGATGCTGCAAACCAGGCACTATCTAGAGCTGAAGAGAGCTTAGATAATATTACAGGGGTAGAAATTAAAAGAATGACGGCGGTAGTGCGGGACGGTAGAATCGTAGAGTATAAAACAAATTTAGATGTTGCCTTTGAAGTTAAATAA
- a CDS encoding stage V sporulation protein AE — MKKKVIIVTDGDGVAKEAIELAVKEIGGRCISSSSGNPTLLTGEEIAQLVQESKGEPVVVMVDDRGEAGQGNGEQVTEYLSKHPQIEIIGALAVASNSPYVEGVHPEVSVLNNGEIVEGAVDKEGVKIDSPLLYGDTVENLEKLGIKHIVGIGDIGKMGGKDDISKGVPITVKALKEILIRNNIHV; from the coding sequence GTGAAAAAAAAAGTAATTATTGTTACCGATGGTGATGGTGTTGCTAAAGAGGCCATTGAATTGGCAGTAAAAGAGATTGGGGGAAGATGTATTTCATCATCTTCCGGTAATCCAACTTTACTGACTGGAGAAGAAATTGCCCAATTGGTTCAAGAAAGTAAAGGTGAACCAGTGGTAGTGATGGTTGATGATAGGGGAGAGGCTGGGCAAGGGAATGGCGAGCAGGTAACAGAATATTTAAGTAAACATCCTCAAATTGAAATTATCGGCGCTTTAGCGGTAGCATCTAACAGTCCCTATGTAGAAGGTGTTCATCCTGAAGTTTCAGTTTTAAATAATGGAGAAATAGTAGAAGGGGCAGTGGATAAAGAAGGAGTAAAGATTGACAGCCCCTTATTGTATGGAGATACTGTGGAGAATTTAGAGAAATTGGGTATAAAGCATATCGTAGGTATCGGTGATATTGGAAAAATGGGGGGAAAAGATGATATTTCCAAAGGTGTACCTATAACGGTTAAGGCACTAAAAGAAATCCTAATCCGTAATAACATACATGTTTAG